A genomic segment from Glycine soja cultivar W05 chromosome 20, ASM419377v2, whole genome shotgun sequence encodes:
- the LOC114403839 gene encoding thioredoxin Y1, chloroplastic-like isoform X3 has product MEKKEFWGWERRESGSQRAKTEETRSFRFVPMAVSVSASSAIASLNSELSTRLPPSLASASSSAKQSFLQFPSCTRLLRISTPRAPAPSRPRFLPLVQAKKQTYNSFDDLLANSEKPVLVDFYATWCGPCQFMVPILNEVSTRLKDKIQVVKIDTEKYPSIADKYRIEALPTFIMFKDGEPYDRFEGALTADQLIERIEAGLKVKQ; this is encoded by the exons ATGGAAAAGAAAGAGTTTTGGGGTTGGGAGAGGAGAGAGAGTGGGAGTCAGAGAGCAAA AACAGAAGAAACACGTTCGTTTCGTTTCGTTCCCATGGCGGTCTCCGTTTCCGCGTCCTCCGCGATTGCTTCTTTGAACTCCGAACTCTCCACGCGCTTGCCACCCTCACTCGCCTCCGCATCTTCTTCCGCCAAGCAATCCTTTCTGCAATTCCCGTCGTGCACGCGCCTTCTTCGGATTAGCACTCCACGCGCTCCCGCTCCATCGCGACCTCGATTCCTTCCTCTG GTTCAAGCGAAGAAACAAACCTATAACTCGTTTGACGATTTGCTTGCCAATTCTGAGAAACCTGTGTTGGTTGACTTCTATGCAACCTG GTGTGGTCCTTGTCAATTTATGGTTCCCATACTCAATGAAGTAAGCACTCGGCTTAAGGATAAGATACAGGTGGTGAAGATTGATACTGAGAAGTATCCTAGCATTGCTGACAAATACAGAATTGAGGCGTTGCCGACTTTCATCATGTTTAAGGATGGAGAACCTTATGATCGCTTT GAGGGAGCATTGACTGCAGATCAGCTCATTGAACGCATAGAAGCCGGCCTCAAGGTTAAGCAATAA
- the LOC114403839 gene encoding thioredoxin Y1, chloroplastic-like isoform X2 gives MEKKEFWGWERRESGSQRANRTEETRSFRFVPMAVSVSASSAIASLNSELSTRLPPSLASASSSAKQSFLQFPSCTRLLRISTPRAPAPSRPRFLPLVQAKKQTYNSFDDLLANSEKPVLVDFYATWCGPCQFMVPILNEVSTRLKDKIQVVKIDTEKYPSIADKYRIEALPTFIMFKDGEPYDRFEGALTADQLIERIEAGLKVKQ, from the exons ATGGAAAAGAAAGAGTTTTGGGGTTGGGAGAGGAGAGAGAGTGGGAGTCAGAGAGCAAA CAGAACAGAAGAAACACGTTCGTTTCGTTTCGTTCCCATGGCGGTCTCCGTTTCCGCGTCCTCCGCGATTGCTTCTTTGAACTCCGAACTCTCCACGCGCTTGCCACCCTCACTCGCCTCCGCATCTTCTTCCGCCAAGCAATCCTTTCTGCAATTCCCGTCGTGCACGCGCCTTCTTCGGATTAGCACTCCACGCGCTCCCGCTCCATCGCGACCTCGATTCCTTCCTCTG GTTCAAGCGAAGAAACAAACCTATAACTCGTTTGACGATTTGCTTGCCAATTCTGAGAAACCTGTGTTGGTTGACTTCTATGCAACCTG GTGTGGTCCTTGTCAATTTATGGTTCCCATACTCAATGAAGTAAGCACTCGGCTTAAGGATAAGATACAGGTGGTGAAGATTGATACTGAGAAGTATCCTAGCATTGCTGACAAATACAGAATTGAGGCGTTGCCGACTTTCATCATGTTTAAGGATGGAGAACCTTATGATCGCTTT GAGGGAGCATTGACTGCAGATCAGCTCATTGAACGCATAGAAGCCGGCCTCAAGGTTAAGCAATAA
- the LOC114401745 gene encoding 40S ribosomal protein S18, producing the protein MSLVANEDFQHILRVLNTNVDGKQKIMFALTSIKGIGRRFANICCKKADVDMNKRAGELSAAELDSVMTVVANPRQFKIPDWFLNRKKDYKDGKYSQVVSNALDMKLRDDLERLKKIRNHRGLRHYWGLRVRGQHTKTTGRRGKTVGVSKKR; encoded by the exons ATG TCGCTGGTGGCAAACGAGGATTTCCAGCACATACTTCGTGTTTTGAACACGAACGTAGATGGGAAGCAGAAGATAATGTTCGCTCTTACCTCAATCAAAGGTATTGGGAGGCGATTTGCTAACATTTGCTGCAAGAAGGCTGATGTTGACATGAACAAAAG AGCTGGTGAACTGAGTGCTGCTGAGTTGGATAGTGTGATGACTGTGGTTGCCAACCCCCGGCAATTCAAGATTCCGGACTGGTTTTTGAACAGAAAGAAGGACTACAAGGATGGCAAGTATTCTCAGGTGGTGTCAAATGCACTGGATATGAAGTTGAGGGATGACTTGGAGAGACTTAAGAAAATCAG GAACCATCGAGGTTTGAGACACTACTGGGGTCTTCGTGTACGTGGCCAGCATACCAAGACCACTGGTCGTAGGGGTAAAACTGTTGGTGTGTCTAAGAAGCGCTGA
- the LOC114403839 gene encoding thioredoxin Y1, chloroplastic-like isoform X4 translates to MAVSVSASSAIASLNSELSTRLPPSLASASSSAKQSFLQFPSCTRLLRISTPRAPAPSRPRFLPLVQAKKQTYNSFDDLLANSEKPVLVDFYATWCGPCQFMVPILNEVSTRLKDKIQVVKIDTEKYPSIADKYRIEALPTFIMFKDGEPYDRFEGALTADQLIERIEAGLKVKQ, encoded by the exons ATGGCGGTCTCCGTTTCCGCGTCCTCCGCGATTGCTTCTTTGAACTCCGAACTCTCCACGCGCTTGCCACCCTCACTCGCCTCCGCATCTTCTTCCGCCAAGCAATCCTTTCTGCAATTCCCGTCGTGCACGCGCCTTCTTCGGATTAGCACTCCACGCGCTCCCGCTCCATCGCGACCTCGATTCCTTCCTCTG GTTCAAGCGAAGAAACAAACCTATAACTCGTTTGACGATTTGCTTGCCAATTCTGAGAAACCTGTGTTGGTTGACTTCTATGCAACCTG GTGTGGTCCTTGTCAATTTATGGTTCCCATACTCAATGAAGTAAGCACTCGGCTTAAGGATAAGATACAGGTGGTGAAGATTGATACTGAGAAGTATCCTAGCATTGCTGACAAATACAGAATTGAGGCGTTGCCGACTTTCATCATGTTTAAGGATGGAGAACCTTATGATCGCTTT GAGGGAGCATTGACTGCAGATCAGCTCATTGAACGCATAGAAGCCGGCCTCAAGGTTAAGCAATAA
- the LOC114403839 gene encoding thioredoxin Y1, chloroplastic-like isoform X1: MDHLFVKPWFDKNIPMTRGKCYWLFNEWKRKSFGVGRGERVGVREQSKAADWTLSPFVPCRTEETRSFRFVPMAVSVSASSAIASLNSELSTRLPPSLASASSSAKQSFLQFPSCTRLLRISTPRAPAPSRPRFLPLVQAKKQTYNSFDDLLANSEKPVLVDFYATWCGPCQFMVPILNEVSTRLKDKIQVVKIDTEKYPSIADKYRIEALPTFIMFKDGEPYDRFEGALTADQLIERIEAGLKVKQ, encoded by the exons ATGGATCACTTGTTTGTAAAACCTTGGTTTGACAAAAACATTCCAATGACACGCGGTAAATGTTATTGGTTATTTAATGAATGGAAAAGAAAGAGTTTTGGGGTTGGGAGAGGAGAGAGAGTGGGAGTCAGAGAGCAAAGTAAAGCAGCCGATTGGACTTTGAGTCCGTTTGTTCCTTG CAGAACAGAAGAAACACGTTCGTTTCGTTTCGTTCCCATGGCGGTCTCCGTTTCCGCGTCCTCCGCGATTGCTTCTTTGAACTCCGAACTCTCCACGCGCTTGCCACCCTCACTCGCCTCCGCATCTTCTTCCGCCAAGCAATCCTTTCTGCAATTCCCGTCGTGCACGCGCCTTCTTCGGATTAGCACTCCACGCGCTCCCGCTCCATCGCGACCTCGATTCCTTCCTCTG GTTCAAGCGAAGAAACAAACCTATAACTCGTTTGACGATTTGCTTGCCAATTCTGAGAAACCTGTGTTGGTTGACTTCTATGCAACCTG GTGTGGTCCTTGTCAATTTATGGTTCCCATACTCAATGAAGTAAGCACTCGGCTTAAGGATAAGATACAGGTGGTGAAGATTGATACTGAGAAGTATCCTAGCATTGCTGACAAATACAGAATTGAGGCGTTGCCGACTTTCATCATGTTTAAGGATGGAGAACCTTATGATCGCTTT GAGGGAGCATTGACTGCAGATCAGCTCATTGAACGCATAGAAGCCGGCCTCAAGGTTAAGCAATAA
- the LOC114403675 gene encoding uncharacterized protein LOC114403675: MRWPAPPANAGLGIAAMSYITVDYLRHLSPAWHSRLQPALWSLLALTAVFRVPSYRHWSAEFRSAIPFIASMLFMLAALLCEMISVRSVTAVLGLDWHLNTPPLPDTGQWLLLALNEKLPTPIVEILRARIIGLHHFLMLFMMLAFSVLFDSVKAPGLGLGARYMFTMAVGRLLRAITFASTILPSARPWCAGSRFRVPGYPHRWAQKYYVPYATDHDAISRVIKLDTAYVDIGKPVGDYQPDWGSMSFLIDFLRPTVSEGPSWYSLLKKAGGGCNDLLYSGHMLVAVLTAMAWTEAYGGFSSALVWLLVMHSAQREIRERHHYTVDCVVAIYVGILLWKMTGFIWSHEATSSNRRLTKFEKIQSRLIQASKDSDIDEVRELLKEIELSNEESKNQTGIKYSRLFRSATIVFALVIVVLAFTLTSDG; encoded by the exons ATGCGGTGGCCGGCGCCGCCGGCGAACGCCGGGCTGGGCATAGCCGCCATGTCCTATATCACCGTCGACTACCTCCGCCACCTTTCCCCGGCGTGGCACTCGCGTCTGCAACCGGCGCTGTGGTCCCTCCTCGCCCTCACCGCCGTTTTCCGCGTCCCCTCCTACCGGCACTGGTCTGCCGAGTTCCGGTCGGCGATTCCGTTCATCGCCTCCATGCTCTTCATGCTCGCCGCCCTCCTCTGCGAAATGATCTCCGTCCGCTCCGTCACCGCCGTCCTCGGCCTCGACTGGCACCT GAACACACCTCCTCTTCCAGATACGGGGCAATGGTTGCTCTTGGCGTTAAATGAGAAACTTCCTACTCCAATTGTTGAGATACTAAGAGCTCGAATCATTGGACTGCACCATTTCTTGATGTTGTTTATGATGCTGGCTTTCTCTGTGCTATTTGATTCTGTTAAAGCTCCGGGCCTCGGATTAGGTGCTAGGTACATGTTTACCATGGCAGTTGGCCGCCTTCTTCGTGCCATAACTTTTGCATCTACAATTCTGCCATCTGCCCGTCCTTGGTGTGCTGGTTCCCGGTTCAGAGTTCCGGGATATCCTCATCGTTGGGCTCAGAAATATTATGTTCCCTATGCTACAGATCATGATGCTATCAGCCGGGTGATAAAGCTCGATACAGCTTACG TTGACATTGGAAAACCAGTTGGTGACTACCAGCCAGATTGGGGTTCGATGAGCTTTCTAATTGATTTTCTGCGACCCACTGTCTCCGAAGGACCTTCATGGTACAGTCTGTTAAAGAAAGCTGGAGGTGGCTGCAATGACCTCCTATACAGTGGCCACATGCTTGTTGCCGTGCTCACAGCCATGGCTTGGACG GAAGCATATGGAGGATTCAGTTCTGCTCTTGTATGGCTTCTTGTGATGCACAGTGCCCAAAGAGAAATACGAGAACGCCATCATTACACTGTAGACTGCGTTGTAGCCATCTATGTGGGGATCCTCTTATGGAAGATGACAGGTTTTATCTGGTCACATGAAGCTACATCTAGTAATAGGAGGCTGACTAAATTTGAGAAGATTCAAAGCAGACTAATCCAAGCTTCCAAAGACTCGGACATTGATGAAGTGAGGGAGCTTCTCAAAGAGATTGAGTTAAGCAATGAAGAGAGCAAGAATCAGACTGGAATTAAATATTCACGGTTGTTTCGTAGTGCCACCATTGTCTTTGCACTTGTCATTGTTGTTCTGGCTTTCACACTGACAAGTGATGGATGA